Proteins from a single region of Mucilaginibacter daejeonensis:
- a CDS encoding four helix bundle protein has product MTRHNFKNLKIWQKAMDLTDMTYEYCKQLPTEERFNLIDQLNRSSCSVPSNIAEGSGKRTNIHFAEFLTTSLTSCYELETQLLICERRKYGKPESLMQCLETAEELQRMIFAFREHVLNR; this is encoded by the coding sequence ATGACCAGGCATAATTTCAAAAATCTAAAGATTTGGCAGAAGGCGATGGACCTTACGGATATGACCTATGAGTACTGTAAGCAACTTCCGACCGAAGAACGCTTTAATCTTATCGATCAACTTAATAGGTCTTCTTGCTCGGTTCCGAGTAATATTGCTGAGGGTTCAGGAAAGCGAACGAATATTCATTTTGCCGAGTTCTTAACAACATCGTTGACCTCATGTTACGAGTTGGAGACTCAACTGTTGATCTGTGAACGAAGAAAGTATGGCAAACCGGAGAGTCTAATGCAATGCCTTGAAACGGCAGAAGAATTGCAAAGGATGATCTTTGCTTTCAGAGAACACGTATTGAACAGGTAG
- a CDS encoding MiaB/RimO family radical SAM methylthiotransferase — MDLLIPDKTHDESRQGEALVLDQIPEKNNGRKLYIESYGCAMNFSDSEIVASILADRGFETTKDYSEADVVFINTCSIRENAEQRVRNRLKEFTVAKVKNPGMVVGVLGCMAERLKAKFLEEEKLVDVVVGPDAYRDLPNLIDQVDDGQKAVNVLLSREETYADINPVRLNSNGINAFVSIMRGCDNMCSFCVVPFTRGRERSRDPFSIVKECTDLFNQGYREVTLLGQNVDSYKWNTSPKAKADDRRAEGLTEAYILEEAEATGSTVALAGAEGVCGTVNFAQLLEMVAAISPDLRIRFSTSHPKDITDEVLYVMAKHDNICKYIHLPVQSGNSRVLDLMNRTYDREWYMNRVEAIRRIIPGCAISTDVITGFCTETEEEHQDTLSMMDFVGYDFAYMFSYSERPGTLAAKRYADDIPEAVKSRRLKEVVAKQQQHSHARLQQQLGKVQKVLIEGYSKKSNLDYCGRSDHNAMVVFPVGEGYKPGQYVNVLVDRCTTATLIGTVVK, encoded by the coding sequence ATGGATCTGCTGATACCGGATAAGACACATGATGAGAGCAGGCAAGGTGAGGCGTTAGTGCTTGATCAGATACCTGAAAAAAATAACGGCCGCAAGCTGTACATCGAGAGCTATGGCTGCGCCATGAATTTTTCAGACAGCGAGATCGTTGCCTCCATATTGGCCGACCGTGGTTTTGAAACAACCAAGGATTACAGCGAGGCAGATGTGGTGTTCATCAACACTTGCTCCATTCGTGAGAATGCGGAGCAGCGCGTACGTAACCGCCTGAAAGAATTCACCGTTGCCAAGGTAAAGAACCCTGGTATGGTGGTAGGGGTGTTGGGCTGCATGGCCGAGCGGTTGAAAGCCAAATTCCTAGAAGAAGAAAAACTGGTGGACGTAGTGGTTGGCCCCGATGCCTACCGTGATCTGCCAAACCTGATCGACCAGGTAGACGATGGCCAAAAGGCGGTCAACGTATTGCTTTCGCGTGAGGAGACCTACGCCGATATCAACCCGGTACGTTTGAATAGCAACGGCATCAATGCCTTTGTATCGATCATGCGTGGTTGCGATAATATGTGCTCGTTCTGCGTGGTGCCGTTCACCCGTGGTCGCGAACGCAGCCGAGATCCGTTCTCCATCGTAAAGGAATGTACCGACCTGTTCAACCAGGGCTACCGCGAGGTGACCTTATTGGGCCAGAACGTCGATTCATATAAATGGAATACCTCGCCAAAGGCCAAAGCCGATGATCGCCGTGCAGAAGGTCTTACTGAAGCATATATATTGGAAGAGGCTGAAGCTACCGGTTCTACGGTGGCTCTCGCTGGTGCCGAAGGCGTATGCGGTACAGTCAACTTTGCGCAACTGCTGGAGATGGTAGCCGCCATAAGTCCTGACCTGCGTATCCGTTTTTCGACCTCGCATCCTAAAGACATCACCGACGAGGTGCTTTATGTGATGGCCAAGCATGATAATATTTGTAAATACATACACCTGCCGGTGCAGTCGGGCAACAGCCGCGTACTGGATCTGATGAATCGTACCTACGACCGCGAGTGGTATATGAACCGGGTAGAGGCCATACGCCGTATCATACCGGGTTGCGCCATCTCGACCGATGTAATCACCGGTTTTTGCACCGAGACAGAGGAAGAGCACCAGGATACCCTGAGCATGATGGATTTTGTGGGTTATGATTTTGCTTACATGTTCAGCTACTCGGAGCGCCCGGGCACTTTGGCCGCCAAACGCTACGCCGACGATATACCGGAGGCCGTGAAAAGCCGTCGCTTAAAAGAAGTAGTGGCCAAGCAACAACAGCACTCGCACGCACGCCTGCAACAGCAATTAGGCAAGGTGCAAAAGGTGCTGATAGAAGGCTATTCCAAAAAATCGAACCTTGACTATTGCGGCCGCAGCGACCATAACGCCATGGTGGTGTTCCCGGTAGGCGAAGGTTACAAACCTGGCCAATACGTTAACGTACTGGTCGACCGCTGTACCACAGCTACGCTGATTGGAACAGTAGTAAAGTAA